Genomic DNA from Sporosarcina sp. ANT_H38:
TAAGATGTAATATATTCGGTTCCCGAATCCTTGAATTCCAAGCTCGTAGCCACATTGTTCGCCATCGAATAAGTTTGTATATTGTAGACAGATGCCATAAACAATTGGAGAGCATCCTCCTCAGAAGCCAACTGTATCCACTTGTCACCAATGGGTAAGACGATTGCTGTCATGATTGACAAAACAGCTAATACTAGAATCATTTCAAGGAACGTGAATCCACTTTCCCTAGTTTTCTCCACCGTTTGCTCCCAAGCTGGCGGATACACCCACCTTATCCACTTTTCCATCCACACCAATTAACAATTGCGTACCATCAGGACACTGTGCATTTTCAGGTAGGTATTCCTTTTCAGTCAATTCAGCAAGAGAGGTCGGAAGATGTTTTTCATCCATTTTAAACGCCTCAATTTGGCCTTGAACCATTTGCATATAAGCATCGCAGCCTTTTTCATCAATTGACTTAGAATGTTTTGTGACATTTGGGATAGCGATTAAAATGAGAACCGAAATAATTAACAGAACAATCATCATTTCAATTAACGTGAAACCCCTATCGTTATGAATAAGTTTCATCAAATTCCCCCTATTATAGTTTATCCATCATTCCATAAACCGGTAAAAGCAAAGCGAGATAAGCAGCCAAAATGCAGATTGCAATGATGCTAAATAATGCTGGTTGCAACATCGCTAAAGCCTGCGTCAGCTTCTCATCAATCGTTTCACTAAGATGTTCACTGTAGATTTGTAGTTCTTTCGGCAGATAGCCACTGTCTGCACCGTGCTTGGCAAATGCAGACAGTTGGTGCATCAAGCCTTCGGTCCTGCCGACCGCGACATGGAATGAATCTCCGTATACGACCTGTTCTTTGACGTTTTTCGCAATTTCACTTAGAACTGCGTCCAGGTTTTGATCTATTAATACATCCAGAGCGTTTTGCAAGGACAGACCAGACTGAAGCAAGCCCCCAACTTCACTAGAAAAGTCGCGGGTCTTTAAAATCGAAAAGAATGTTCCCGCAACAGGGATGGACATTAATACACGAATTTTTGTTGCGGGTGCAAGTTTTTTGTAAATAACGGTACATACTACTGTTAATAATGCGGATATCAACACTACACTTATAAGAAAATCAGGAATCTTAGTGACAAGGGAGGGTAATGCAGAAACAAGTCCATTTTCTTCACCTTTCCTTGAAATCGCCAACGCCTC
This window encodes:
- a CDS encoding type II secretion system protein, whose product is MEKTRESGFTFLEMILVLAVLSIMTAIVLPIGDKWIQLASEEDALQLFMASVYNIQTYSMANNVATSLEFKDSGTEYITSYLKKDEGRIEITRNVFPDGMQLVMSSHLKTIEFGGNGDILKPGTMAFLKSSGHVEIRFQFQRGRMIIYE
- the comGC gene encoding competence type IV pilus major pilin ComGC; this encodes MKLIHNDRGFTLIEMMIVLLIISVLILIAIPNVTKHSKSIDEKGCDAYMQMVQGQIEAFKMDEKHLPTSLAELTEKEYLPENAQCPDGTQLLIGVDGKVDKVGVSASLGANGGEN
- the comGB gene encoding competence type IV pilus assembly protein ComGB, with the protein product MNKQKIKSLLNKQEILQNRPVFLKRLSVLITEGYTFYDAVTLLLPHHMKDYTSVLEAMNNDFKEGFGVTHILASLGFSTGTLLPIAIAEIDGRVAQSLSGMAVRMRIAEEKRKKLKKLLIYPIVLFIIIAALLITFRRFFLPNMEALAISRKGEENGLVSALPSLVTKIPDFLISVVLISALLTVVCTVIYKKLAPATKIRVLMSIPVAGTFFSILKTRDFSSEVGGLLQSGLSLQNALDVLIDQNLDAVLSEIAKNVKEQVVYGDSFHVAVGRTEGLMHQLSAFAKHGADSGYLPKELQIYSEHLSETIDEKLTQALAMLQPALFSIIAICILAAYLALLLPVYGMMDKL